The sequence atacaaatacTTATAAGAGCAAAATAAGCATTAAACTAACTATAGATTGGATTAAATTGGATTCTCATAAGCAAATCTGCCAAATCATCGAAATCGATTGAATTTAGATtggtttgaattgaattggatCTTGTACACCCCTAATCATTTTTCGGAGTTAACTGAAAGACGTAATGTCCAAGATAGATGACCAAATATAGGGGTCAATTTTGTCCTTCTACCCTATTGGGCCACACCATTGGGCCTTCCAAGTCTTCAATGACGTCATCAAATTCTCCCACTTCGCCGCCAATCAAGCGATCTAGGAAGCCTTCGAGAGAAAAGACAAGGTGCACTTCGTAGATCTCGAATAAGGAATATGAGAGGTAGAAGACATCTGGATGGGGGAACATTGGGGAGGAGATGTGGCGGGGTAGGGAACGAGAGAGATTTGTTTGCTGAATATGGGTGGTGGTTGGCAAGCGCAAAACCAGGAATTTTTCAATGGGTGGTATAACTAAagttattagcttaaaatctaatgataatttttttttggtactaatagtttctataatttttctaaaaataaaagtatacactaaattatataaatcaCACTAGTTGTAAACAcaagaaataaatgaaagtaaaaggacaaagacatttacttaaatgatgaaaatggaaataaagtAATATGTATGTCTGTAGTACATCACCACCAGCTGAGCAAAGAggcaatttgaagcacatTCAATGATTTTTCCTACGAAAAGAGGTGCTTAATAGGCAAGCGCAAAACCAGGAATTTTTCAATGGGTGGTATAACTAAagttattagcttaaaatctaatgataaattttttttggtattaacagtttctataatttttctaaaaataaaagtatacactaaattatataaatcaCACTAGTTGTAAACAcaagaaataaatgaaagtaaaaggacaaagacatttacttaaatgatgaaaatggaaataaagtAATATGTATATCTGTAATACATCACCACCAGCTGAGCAAAGAggcaatttgaagcacatTCAATGATTTTTCCTACGAAAAGAGGTGCTTAATAGGTCTACCACTGTGTGGCAGGATATGcaattgtatatttatttatttatttttagtttaaaatattaggctatatatgtttaattatttttttcctcgAAACCTTCCCTAGGCCACAGCCCAGGGCTAGTTCCGCCCTTAGTGGTTGGGGGTGGGTCTTTGTGATTCAGCCACCAAATGAGTAGGGgtaagagcaagtccagcgCTGCTGGTTTGCCTGGGTAGCAGGGGGCCTAGGCCCATCTTTTGGCTCCAGCGCACAAAGGCAAGACCATACAATTGATGGAGACCACAAGCCTGGGCAGGCCCAAAGACAAATCTTGCCTGGGTTTGATGACGTCATTGACGATGTTAgcaactaaaaataaaaataaaaataaaaaaataaaaaaaaataccaaaattttcagaatttttatatatataaatacatagtCCTATTTTTCACTTCTCATGCTAAACATAAtggtttaagtataaaaaaatataaaataaaataaaataaatagtaaattCCCTTGCTCTTGCTATTTGGGGATTCAAGTGAATAATGAAAGCCTTTGCCTTGCCTTTGCCTTTCCTTAATCTTTTGGGATGGAATTGCTCTAAAGGGCGTGAAGGGTTGGAGGTGGAGTGAACGTGCTGAATggaattttagtttttgttaatttatttttatttcttatgtttatgtttttttttctcactcTCAATACTTCAATATTAGGTTTTGGCCTTGACATTATAGTAAAAATagttgaaaattaaaatattatatgacttaatttttttaattaaaaaattctaatCTTAATCTAAGTAAACACTAAACTCATGATAAGTCTTATCCTACTTAGACCAAGtgcatttgattaattttgaCTTAACCAAATTACCAAATTAATGCAGATGAGCAATCGACCTTCTCTCGGTCTATGttctttttcaacttttgaATTCAAGACCTTAGTAAGCTCTTGGATTTATATTGCGTTGCATAGCTTTCGAATCCGGACTTATTACACGCTAACATTTAAATGAAATACTAAAGTGACACAAATAATAGTTTGGATTCCAAATTGGGAACCAACTACTGCACACAACAAAGCCAGCAAGAAGCCAAAATACctttagaaagaaaattaaaaacacttATAATTTCTAAAAACATGGGAACTCAACTCAAGTTAGAAAAATCTCCATCTCCAACTTTATTTCCTGATCAATGACGTCAAGAAAAACTGGATCAACGGTCACGCGACTATCCACGTGAACCTTAAACTTGTGATCCCACCACAAAATCCTCGCCGCCCCAGCAATATCCACAGCCGCGTCGAGCACCATCTCCCGCTTCGCCACGTCAGCAACAAAGGTAGCGGCGTGGTGGGCCAGCTGGAGCCCGTCGAGCCGCGCAGGCAGGCGGAGCAGCTGGCATGACTTGGGCGGCTGAGAGCCGGCTTGAACTTCGGCCGAGCCCAGAAGCGAGCCGTTGTAGAAGATGGACATGGAGGTGGAGGAGTAGTGGACGGCTGTGATGTTGGGGTTGGTGACGTGGACGTTGAGGATGAGGTCGGTGTCGAGAACTGGGAGGTTGAGCTTGAAGGAGGTGAGATTGATGGAGATGAGGTGGAAGGTTGGGTCCTTGGGCTTCGACGACAACAGCGCTGTCGTCGCTAAAGCCGACGCCGCTCCGATAATTGCTGAGGTCCAGCTCCATTTGACCTTTTTGCCCATgatattttggaaaatttacCACTCTATTCGGAGCTCGGACCGAGACAGCTGAGATTGAGGGTTTGAGCTGAAGCGACTGTCGTGTCGAGTCTAATTTCGGGATGTGGGATGCTGTTGTAGGGCCAAGACAAAGTGGACAGATGGCAGTAGGAGATCGCATATAGGACAATGAGTAAtgtttcgtttttttttttttaaatttttatttttgcgaAAGGTAATGTTTCGTTTTTCATTGGGTTGTATTTGCGGCCActccaaaattttatgttacacaaTAATGTCATGGGAAATAATTATTGTGtgtcctttttttatatttaattttatagaaattttagaattgtattcataattcagttAAAAAAGTCACTAGTCACAAATAATTAATACAAACTAATCATAAATGGCTATTACAATAACAGAGCGATCTAACATCAAATTTAAGACAATCTAATGTGTCTCCACTAATGATCACACatgatcgaagaaactctggcatagacATCTCAATTAATATTGCAAACtcagaataataaaaaagagataaaacttgaaaaaacaagcataacaatacaaataaaactctcacaaatgagagatgaaaaaatcttacaaagaagaaatgaaaagctctcacaaaaggagatgTGAAAAttacacagagaacccaaagagtctctgtgACTTCTTCGGAACagaaaaaaaaccccaaaaaggaTGATGGTGGAGATCCGATGCTGAAACGTAGGTGGAGATCCGACACCGAGACACAGCTGCTTGTGATGGTTGGAGGAAAATcttaacaaaacaaagacaaatagggaaaacctTTTGTCTTTGACTAAAGGGagaagagagggaggaagagaagagtgGAGAGGGGAGGAAGAACTATGGCTTCCCCCCCCATAATGAAAATGGCTCTAGGAGGGTTTTTTTGGAAGAGACGGGACTAGGGTTTGGGAGAGAGGGTTTTATTCATTGGGTGTGTGGAGGTTTTGAAAACTTACATTAGCTTATTTTTAACCTTTTAATTCAACAACGTTGTTAAGTATAATTTTGACATGAATTACTTAATACGTGTAATTTGCAAGTAATTGTATGCATATTATCTTAAATCTTATACACAATTTCTCCTAAGTTACCCTAAATTAATCTCTCCAAACTAAGATAAAGATGCAAATCatgaagaaaacaataaatcagCAGACATTTTAGATGATTCAGctcatgaaaagaaaaaagagttcacagatacaaaaacacaaaagaaaatcccCCCGTCATGAAAGTCCACATtgtaataattaaataaatcaagGATCAGCTGATCCAAGATTTTAAGCATTAGAAAAACGCTACCCCTTGACCTTGCCCATTTTCTAATTCTCATAATCTAATATTAGAAAATTCTTTGGCTGTTCTTTGAGATGTATTTTACACAGTCCACTATACGTATTGTtcaatgtatatatattgttaCATGACAGCACGTTTAGAGAGGCAACTTAGAACAGCTTGTCAgtggagaagaagatgtgcAAAACATACCACTTGTAATAGTACCAAACCACGTTTCCCATCGAGAGCTTCCTTCTTTCCTATAAATGGAAAAGATGTGCTTTGTTGTTCCATGCATATACTGTTCATCAATTAGTGTCTCTGAACTTAAGTTAAGATCAAGATGAATATGTCTAGCACAGCTGCAGTGGCAGTAGTAGCAATTTGGCTCATATTTTTGACCTTCGCGGGCCAGTGCTCTGGTGCGTTAGAGGTAGGATTCTACCGAGGAAAATGCGGCCGGTTTGTAGATGTTGAAGGTATTGTAGCCGGCATAGTCAGGACAAAATTTTTCAGGGATCGGACAATCGCTGCTGCCCTCATCCGCATGCAGTTTCACGATTGCTTTGTCAATATAAGTCTTTCCTTTCTTAATAGTAAAACTAAGGTTTATACTCCATTTGAATCACATTTACTGATCACGTATGTACTATGTATGGTATCCGTATGGACTCATATGAGGGGGATTCGCTTCTCTTGTGTTGGAAAATAACGTGGTTAGTAAATGTGGTCCAAATAACAGGatgatctttttcttttatttcctaCTGCATGAGCTAAtgctttcatatttttcaaaaagggATGTGATGCATCCATTCTATTAGATGGAAGCGCCAGCGAGAAAACTGCTCCTCCAAATCTAAGCGTACGGGGTTTTGACGTCATTGACGCTGCAAAGACTGCCGTGGAAAGTGTATGCCGGGGAGTTGTCTCTTGTGCTGATATCATTGCCATTGCTACCAGAGAAGCTGTTTATTTGGTAAGCAAACCCTATCTTTTTCTGtgtaaattttgagtttgatggTTTTTTATGGAATCTAACATGACTACATCAGCttcattattataattaagCTTATACTGATTAGTTCATGGTGGTGAAATTTGATTATGTACTTTCAGAGCGGAGGAGGGCAATACAATGTTCAAACAGGGAGAAGGGATGGCTTGATATCCCTTGCAGCAAATGTTGACCTCCCAGCTCCCTCAATATCAGTGCCTGATTCAGTTGCAGCATTTGCTAGAAAAGGACTCAATATGACTGATATGGTTCATCTTCTTGGTAAGTTggtactaaaaaaatataattcatctgtttttttttctcttaataTTCTTGTTCTTAAATTTCTGCCCTACTGCTTGATAATGTAGGTGGCCACACTGTTGGGGTGGcacattgttttctcttccaaGATCGTCTTTACAATTTCCAGAACACTGGAAAACCTGACCCCGATTTGAATGTAGCGTTACTAGGAAGGCTGAGACGTATCTGCCCTCAAAACTCAGCAGGCACCAATGCTACTAATTTGGACCAGAACCCTCAAAGTTCGTTTATTGTCGATAACTCGTTCTACAAGGAGATAGTAGCCCGTAGAGGAATTCTTCAAATTGACCAAGAGCTAGCTTTGGACCCCATAACTCAGGCCACAGTGACCGCCTTAGCGAATAACGGTACTAACAGCTTCGCCACTAAATTCGGGCAGGCCATGGTTAAGTTGGGAGTTGAAGTCCTTACTGGCTCACAAGGGGAGATTAGGAGATCATGCCGGGCAGTTAATAAACCTggttttttaacttttaattgAGGAGATATATCATATTTCCGTTTGgttgttttgttgtattttattttgatctgTTCTGTCTTCATGTTTTGGTTCTATGCTTTCACTTGCTCGGCAATTGTCACTTATCCCTTCAGTTACATTTTGTGGACAACTTATAGCTTTAGCTAGCCTTGTGTGTGAAGACAGAGATTGTCTCCTTAGTTTTGGCATAAAACCAATTTGATGTTAAGCTGGAACAGGCATAACTTAACCTTTCATATTGTTGTCAAGAACTAGGACAAGCGCTCGAAGATGTATCCGGCCTACTTTCTTGAAAAAATGTACACAGCAGAGAGAGGTGTGAAACCAGACCATATGCTCAACTGAATGGACGAAGATCCAACAAAGTTGGAGGTCTAATCATATACTTCTATTCTATTCATTTTAATGTCTAGTGCCGATGAAGATGAGAAAAAGTTAAAACCTTCTTGGTATTTTATTCGCGAGAAGtaacaaacaaattaacagCTGTAGAACTTCATGCAACTACAAGAAGAAAGACATTGTAATCCTCATCTGCAATTGACATCAGATAGGCCCTGCAGCAACAGTATCTTCGAACCCGATTGCATTCTCTTTTGATACGACTCAGTCCACACTATAATTATTGTCCTTTATAAGCCCCCAAACCTCATCCAACCATCCAATATTACAGCTAGCAATAGCATATTACTTTTGAACAAATTAATCAAGTTTTTCTAACCATGCCCTCAAGAACTTCCAGCCTCAAATTTTTCACACtactattttcttcatttgtcATTGTTCAAATGACAATGGCGGGAGACCCTGACATTCTTACCAACTTCATAGCGCCTCcacgtggacaacacattTTGAGTGACGTGGAGCACATGTCGCCAttgggctttcacacgtggACAATagggctctgataccatgaaggaagttgaggtttcaccccaaaaccaatagAAAATGAagggagtagcccaactccttataagcccttg comes from Prunus dulcis chromosome 6, ALMONDv2, whole genome shotgun sequence and encodes:
- the LOC117633056 gene encoding peroxidase 60 → MNMSSTAAVAVVAIWLIFLTFAGQCSGALEVGFYRGKCGRFVDVEGIVAGIVRTKFFRDRTIAAALIRMQFHDCFVNGCDASILLDGSASEKTAPPNLSVRGFDVIDAAKTAVESVCRGVVSCADIIAIATREAVYLSGGGQYNVQTGRRDGLISLAANVDLPAPSISVPDSVAAFARKGLNMTDMVHLLGGHTVGVAHCFLFQDRLYNFQNTGKPDPDLNVALLGRLRRICPQNSAGTNATNLDQNPQSSFIVDNSFYKEIVARRGILQIDQELALDPITQATVTALANNGTNSFATKFGQAMVKLGVEVLTGSQGEIRRSCRAVNKPGFLTFN
- the LOC117632143 gene encoding uncharacterized protein LOC117632143; this translates as MGKKVKWSWTSAIIGAASALATTALLSSKPKDPTFHLISINLTSFKLNLPVLDTDLILNVHVTNPNITAVHYSSTSMSIFYNGSLLGSAEVQAGSQPPKSCQLLRLPARLDGLQLAHHAATFVADVAKREMVLDAAVDIAGAARILWWDHKFKVHVDSRVTVDPVFLDVIDQEIKLEMEIFLT